The Kribbella shirazensis genomic interval GAACGGCGACGTCGTACTGAGCGACAACAAGTCCGGCGCGCGTGAGCTGACCGAGCATCTCCTCGCGCTCGGCCATACCCGGATCGGGTTGCTGATCGACGAGACGAAGTGGTCGACGGGCGCCGGGCGGCTCGCCGGATTCCGGGCGGCGCACGCGGAGCACGATCTCGAGGTCGACGAGAACCTGATCGCCTACACGAGCTTCGACGCGGACGCGGCCCGGCGCACGACCCGCAAGCTGCTGAACGACCACGAGGTCACCGCGATCATCTCGGCGAACAACGTGCTGGCCCAGGGCGCACTGGCAGAGCTGAAGGACCGGCGGCTGAAGATCCCGCGGCAGATCAGCCTGGCGGCGTACGACGACGTGCCGTGGATGTCGCTGGTCCAGCCGGCGCTGACCACAGTCGACCAGAGCACGGTCGAGATGGGCCGCAGTTGCGCCCGCCTCCTGCTCGCCCGGATCCGCGGCGAGCTCCCCCGTAAGCGCCGGCTGGTCAAGGTACCGGCCCGGCTGATCGTCCGCGGCTCCACGGGTCCCGCTCCGCGCTGACTGCCCGCCGACTGCCGGATTGTTGTCCACAAGTCGCGGCCTGACACCTTGACGCCGGAAGAAAGTCACACATACGGTGCCTGAAACCGAATGTGGCATCGATACCACATTCCTCCACTCGTCCCCTGTCGAGGTTAGGAGCAACGCGATGAAGCACCTGCGCCTTCCCGTGGTGTTGGTCGCCGGCACACTGGTCCTGTCGGCGTGCGCCGGCGTCGGGAACAAGAGCGACTCCGGCGGAAGCGACGGCCAGGCGTCGGCCGACTCGACCCCGTCCGGAACCCTCAAGGTGATGGGTCTCGGCGGTGAGGACGAGGTCGGCCTGGCCCGGATGACCGCCTTCAAGACCGCCTTCCCCGGCGTCACCGTCCAGAACAACAAGGGCGACTTCGACGCCCAGCAGTTCCTCACCGCCGTGTCCAGCGGCAATCCGCCGGACGCCGTCTACATGGGCCGCAACCTGATCGGCACGTATGCCGCGAAGGGCGCGATCCAACCACTGGACGACTGCATCAAGAACAGTGGAATCGATACCACACAGTATCGCGAAGCCGCGATGAACGAGGTCAAGCTCAAGGACAAGATCTACGGCATCCCGGAGTTCTACACCGTCTCGACGAACCTGATCAGCGAGACCGCGCTGAAGTCCGCGGGCGTGCCGGTCAGCGACATCCAGACCACCGACTGGGACAAGCTCGAGGCGACCGCGAAGCAGCTCTACAAGGCGAAGAACGGCCGCCCGGCCCGGATCGGGTACGACCCGAAGATGCCGGACTTCTTCCCGCTCTGGGCGATGGCCAACGGCGCCGAGATCATCAAGCCGGACGGCTCGCCGAACCTCAACGACCCGAAGGCCGTCGAGGCCTTGCAGTTCACCATCAAGCTGATCAACGCCCAGGGCGGCTGGTCGAACTTCAAGACCTTCCGCGACACCTTCGACCTGTTCGGCGAGAAGAACCAGTTCACCAAGGACCAGCTCGCCGCGTTCCCGATCGAGAACTGGTACGTGAACGTCCTGCGCGACGCCCGGGCGAACGGCCTGAAGCTGCAGTCGACGCCGTTCACCGACCGGCAGGGACAACCGATCAGCACGATCGGCGGCTCGGCCTGGGTGATCCCGAAGGGGGCGAAGAACCCGAACGCGGCCTGCCAGTGGGCGAAGACGCTGACCGCGAAGGAGACCTGGCTCAAGGCGGCCGAGGCGCGGATGCAGACCGTGGCGAAGGACAAGAGCTTCTTCACAGGACTGTTCACCGGCAACAAGCAGGCCGACGAGGAGATCAAGGCGAAGTACCTCAAGCCCTCCGGAGACGCCGGCTTCGACGCGGCGATCAAGAACTACTACGACGTCCTCGACAAGGCGAAGTCGCTGAACCCGTCGGCCGCCGGCGCCGAGATCGACGCCGCCTGGAAGAGTGCGGTCGGCAAGGCGCTGGCCGGCTCCGCCACCCCGCAGGCTGCCCTCGATCAGGCCCAGTCCGAGGCCAAGACCGCCTTCGACAAGGCCAGCCAGGGCTGACGGAATGGCGACAACCGTCGAGCGTCCGGCGGCACGCGGGCAGGTAGAGCCCGCGCGTCGCCGGCCGCCGAAAAGAAGTCCACTGGCGAAGCGGGAGGACCGGGCCGGCTGGCTGTTCGTCTCGCCCTGGGTCCTCGGATTCCTGATCTTCACCGCGGGGCCGATGATCGCCAGCCTGGTGCTGTCGTTCACCGACTACCAGATGATCCAGACGCCCCGCGTGGTCGGCCTGGACAACTACCGCGAGCTGTTCGACGACCCGCGGGTGCTGAAGTCGCTCAGCAACACCTTCGTGTACGCCGCGATGTTCGTGCCGCTCGGCACGATCTTCGCGCTCGCGCTGGCGATGATGCTGCAGCGCGTGGGCAAGGCCGGCGGCTTCTTCCGGACCGCGTTCTACCTGCCGGAGATGACGCCGGCGGTGGCCGCCGCGGCGATGTTCCTGCTGCTGCTGAACGGCCAGCAGGGTCTGGTCAACAAGGTGCTCGGCTGGTTCGGCATCAACGGGCCGAACTGGACAGCTGATCCGAACTGGCTGAAGCCGTCGCTCGCGGCCGTCAGCCTGTGGACCGTCGGCGGCACCGTCATCATCTACCTCGCCGCGCTGAACGGCGTACCGAAGCAGCTCTACGAGGCCGCCGAGCTGGACGGAGCCGGCCCGGTGACGCGCTTCTTCCGGATCACGGTGCCGATGATCTCGGGTGCGCTGTTCTTCACGGTGATCACCCACACGATCGCGTCCATGCAGATGTTCGACCAGGCCTACACGATGTTCTACGGGCCACAGCAGAAGGCGACCGCGTCCGACGAGTCGCTGGTCTACATGGTCTATCTGTTCCAGAACGCCTTCCAGTTCTTCAAGATGGGCTTCGCCTCGGCGATGGCCTGGCTGCTGTTCGTGATCATCATGGCGATCACGTTCCTCCAGGTCCGGATCGGCAACCGCTACGTGTACTACCACGGGGAGCGCTGATGATCATCCCTTGGCGGCGGCTGCCGTTCTTCGTCTTCCTGACACTGGGGACGATCGCGTTCGTCTATCCGCTGGTGTGGCTGGTGTCCGCGTCGCTGAAGCCGCGGTCGCAGGTGTTCGACAACCGGCTGATCCCGGAGATCTTCCAGCCGTCCAACTACGTCACGGTCTGGGAGACCGCGCCGGTGATGCGCTGGCTGACGAACTCGCTGACCGTCGGCTTCATGGCCGCCGTGGCCGTCACGCTGTCGAGTGCCCTGGTCGCCTTCGGCTTCGCGTACTTCCGGTTCCGCGGGCGGAACCTGCTGTTCGGCATCGTGTTGTCGACGATGATGCTGCCCGGCGCGGTGACGATGATCCCGGTCTACCTGATCTGGAACAAACTGGGCATGATCGACACCCAGATCCCGCTCTGGGCGCAGAACCTGTTCGGCTCCGCGTTCTACATCTTCCTGCTCCGGCAGTTCTTCCTCGGCATTCCCCGCGAGCTCTTCGAGGCCGGCCGGGTGGACGGCTGCAGCTACTTCGGCCTGTTCCGGCGGATCGCGTTCCCGCTGTGCAAGCCGGCTCTGGTGATCGTGTTCGTCTTCGAGTTCAAGGCGAGCTGGTCCGACCTGATGAAACCCCTGATCTATCTGCAGACCCCGGAGTACTTCACGATGCCGCGCGGCCTGAAGCAGATCATCGACGCCTTCGCCC includes:
- a CDS encoding LacI family DNA-binding transcriptional regulator, whose translation is MSPRGQAERAAPEPVRRPTVQDVAREAGVSPSTVSRALHTRGYASPDVRARVRAAAERIGYVTDHNARNLRSRTSTSIGVLISDLRNPFYADLAAGIEEELRAAEYQMVLVNDNGDPAEEMQAAETLLAMRVPGVIVTPVTAKCPQVLQDNGVHVVCADRELGRSNGDVVLSDNKSGARELTEHLLALGHTRIGLLIDETKWSTGAGRLAGFRAAHAEHDLEVDENLIAYTSFDADAARRTTRKLLNDHEVTAIISANNVLAQGALAELKDRRLKIPRQISLAAYDDVPWMSLVQPALTTVDQSTVEMGRSCARLLLARIRGELPRKRRLVKVPARLIVRGSTGPAPR
- a CDS encoding ABC transporter substrate-binding protein, giving the protein MKHLRLPVVLVAGTLVLSACAGVGNKSDSGGSDGQASADSTPSGTLKVMGLGGEDEVGLARMTAFKTAFPGVTVQNNKGDFDAQQFLTAVSSGNPPDAVYMGRNLIGTYAAKGAIQPLDDCIKNSGIDTTQYREAAMNEVKLKDKIYGIPEFYTVSTNLISETALKSAGVPVSDIQTTDWDKLEATAKQLYKAKNGRPARIGYDPKMPDFFPLWAMANGAEIIKPDGSPNLNDPKAVEALQFTIKLINAQGGWSNFKTFRDTFDLFGEKNQFTKDQLAAFPIENWYVNVLRDARANGLKLQSTPFTDRQGQPISTIGGSAWVIPKGAKNPNAACQWAKTLTAKETWLKAAEARMQTVAKDKSFFTGLFTGNKQADEEIKAKYLKPSGDAGFDAAIKNYYDVLDKAKSLNPSAAGAEIDAAWKSAVGKALAGSATPQAALDQAQSEAKTAFDKASQG
- a CDS encoding carbohydrate ABC transporter permease, translating into MATTVERPAARGQVEPARRRPPKRSPLAKREDRAGWLFVSPWVLGFLIFTAGPMIASLVLSFTDYQMIQTPRVVGLDNYRELFDDPRVLKSLSNTFVYAAMFVPLGTIFALALAMMLQRVGKAGGFFRTAFYLPEMTPAVAAAAMFLLLLNGQQGLVNKVLGWFGINGPNWTADPNWLKPSLAAVSLWTVGGTVIIYLAALNGVPKQLYEAAELDGAGPVTRFFRITVPMISGALFFTVITHTIASMQMFDQAYTMFYGPQQKATASDESLVYMVYLFQNAFQFFKMGFASAMAWLLFVIIMAITFLQVRIGNRYVYYHGER
- a CDS encoding carbohydrate ABC transporter permease — translated: MIIPWRRLPFFVFLTLGTIAFVYPLVWLVSASLKPRSQVFDNRLIPEIFQPSNYVTVWETAPVMRWLTNSLTVGFMAAVAVTLSSALVAFGFAYFRFRGRNLLFGIVLSTMMLPGAVTMIPVYLIWNKLGMIDTQIPLWAQNLFGSAFYIFLLRQFFLGIPRELFEAGRVDGCSYFGLFRRIAFPLCKPALVIVFVFEFKASWSDLMKPLIYLQTPEYFTMPRGLKQIIDAFALSGHYEWEIAVAASVIAVVPMIILFAFGQRYILDGVATTAQKG